Proteins found in one Saccharomyces mikatae IFO 1815 strain IFO1815 genome assembly, chromosome: 5 genomic segment:
- the SMKI05G0070 gene encoding uncharacterized protein, with amino-acid sequence MESQQSSQNSPISHGSACASVTSTEVHTNQDPLDVSASKIQEFEKASTKAHSQQTTTPHSSAVPENHHHASPPADQVPLPQNGPLPQQRMMTPQQANISGWQVYGHPTLMPYPPYQMTPMYVPSKSNSQFTQYLPPDGTHRNTSSPESENSFTDSSSAKSNMTSTNNYVRPPPILTSPNDFLSWVKTYIKFLQNSNLGDIIPTTTGKVVRQMTDNELTFLCHTFQLFAPSQFLPTWVKDILSIDYTDIMKILSKSIEKMQSDNQEANDIVTLANLQYNGSTPAEAFETKVTNIIDRLNNNGIHINNKVACQLIMRGLSGEYKFLRYTRHRYLNMTVAELFLDIHAIYEEQQESRRSKPSYRRNPSDERNDSRTYMNTTKPKAITRSSQKTNNSKSRTARAHNVFTSKNSPGTDNDSIGESTTGPIQLNNKHDLHLRPETY; translated from the coding sequence atggaatcccaacaatcatctcaaaattcgccaATCTCTCATGGTAGCGCCTGTGCTTCGGTTACTTCTACAGAAGTCCACACAAATCAAGATCCGTTAGacgtttcagcttccaaaattcaagaatttgagaAGGCTTCCACTAAGGCTCATTCTCAACAGACAACGACACCTCACTCGTCTGCTGTTCCAGAGAACCACCATCATGCCTCTCCTCCAGCTGATCAAGTACCATTGCCACAAAATGGGCCGCTCCCACAGCAGCGCATGATGACTCCCCAACAAGCCAATATTTCTGGTTGGCAAGTATACGGGCACCCAACTTTGATGCCGTATCCACCTTATCAAATGACACCCATGTATGTTCCATCTAAGTCAAACTCACAGTTTACACAATATTTACCACCTGATGGAACACATCGAAACACTTCATCACCCGAGTCTGAAAATTCATTCACTGATTCATCCTCAGCGAAGTCTAATATGACATCCACTAATAATTATGTCAGACCACCACCAATCTTAACCTCACCTAATGACTTCCTAAGTTGGGTTAAAACATACATtaaatttttgcaaaattcaaatctcgGTGATATTATTCCGACAACAACCGGAAAAGTAGTACGTCAGATGACAGATAATGAACTCACCTTCTTATGTCACACTTTTCAATTATTCGCTCCATCTCAGTTCCTACCCACCTGGGTCAAAGACATCCTATCTATTGATTATACGGATATCATGAAAATTCTGTCGAAAAGCATCGAAAAAATGCAATCTGATAATCAAGAGGCAAATGACATCGTGACACTCGCAAATTTGCAATATAATGGCAGTACGCCTGCAGAAgcatttgaaacaaaagtcACAAACATTATTGACAGACTAAATAACAATGGCATTCACATCAATAACAAAGTAGCATGCCAACTAATCATGAGAGGCCTATCTGGCgaatacaaatttttacGCTACACACGTCATCGATATCTAAATATGACAGTTGCTGAACTATTTTTAGACATCCATGCTATCTATGAAGAACAACAGGAATCAAGACGCAGCAAACCTTCTTACAGGAGAAATCCGAGTGATGAGAGAAATGATTCTCGAACTTACATGAATACGACCAAACCCAAAGCTATAACTCGAAGTTcccaaaaaacaaataattcGAAATCAAGAACAGCCAGGGCTCATAACGTATTCACATCTAAAAACTCTCCCGGTACTGACAACGATTCCATCGGTGAATCAACTACCGGACCGattcaattgaataataaGCACGACCTTCACCTTAGGCCAGAAACTTACTGA
- the SMKI05G0080 gene encoding glycoside hydrolase family 13 protein, which yields MTISDHPETEKKWWKEAMIYQIYPASFKDSNNDGWGDLKGITSKLQYIKDLGADAIWVCPFYDSPQQDMGYDVSNYEKVWPTYGTNEDCFELIDKTHKLGMKFITDLVINHCSTEHEWFKESRSSKTNPKRDWFFWRPPKGYDENGIPIPPNNWRSFFGGPAWTFDETTNEFYLRLFATGQADLNWENEDCRKEIFESAVGFWLDRGVDGFRIDTAGLYSKRPGLPDSPIFDKTSKLQHPNWGSHNGPRIHEYHQELHKFMKNRVKDGREIMTVGEVAHGSDNALYTSAARYEISEVFSFTHVDIGTSPFFRYNKVPFTLKEWKEAIASNFLFINGTDSWATTYIENHDQPRSITRFADDSPKYRTISGKLLALLECSLTGTLYVYQGQELGQINLKNWPIEKYEDVDVKTNYNIIKEKFGKDSKEMKDFLEGIALVSRDHSRTPMPWSKDKPNSGFTGPDVKPWFFLNESFQQGINVEQETKDNGSVLNFWRRALQARKKYNDLMVYGYDFQFIDLDSDKIFSFTKEYEDKTLFAALNFSDEEVEFNLPREDASLSFMLGNYDDADASSRVLKPWEGRLYLVK from the coding sequence ATGACTATCTCTGATCATCCtgaaactgaaaagaaatggtgGAAAGAAGCCATGATCTATCAAATCTACCCGGCAAGTTTTAAAGACTCTAACAACGATGGCTGGGGTGATTTGAAGGGGATAACTTCCAAGCTGCAGTACATCAAAGATCTTGGTGCTGACGCTATTTGGGTTTGTCCTTTTTACGACTCTCCACAGCAGGATATGGGGTATGACGTATCTAACTACGAAAAAGTTTGGCCAACTTACGGTACCAATGAGGACTGTTTTGAGCTAATTGACAAAACTCACAAGCTTGGTATGAAATTCATCACTGATTTGGTCATTAACCATTGCTCTACAGAGCATGAATGGTTCAAAGAGAGCAGATCTTCAAAGACCAATCCAAAGCGCGATTGGTTCTTTTGGAGACCACCAAAAGGTTACGACGAGAATGGCATACCAATCCCTCCAAACAACTGGAGATCTTTCTTTGGTGGACCGGCTTGGACGTTCGATGAAACTAcaaatgaattttatttGCGTCTATTCGCGACTGGTCAGGCTGATTTGAATTGGGAAAACGAAGAttgcagaaaagaaatttttgagaGTGCGGTTGGATTCTGGCTCGATCGTGGTGTGGACGGCTTTAGAATTGATACCGCTGGTTTATACTCAAAACGTCCTGGCTTACCAGACTCTCCGATCTTTGACAAAACCTCGAAATTGCAACACCCAAATTGGGGGTCTCATAATGGTCCTAGAATCCATGAATACCACCAAGAGTTACACAAGTTCATGAAAAATAGAGTTAAAGATGGTAGAGAAATAATGACAGTAGGTGAAGTTGCTCATGGAAGCGACAATGCGTTATACACCAGTGCAGCCAGATACGAAATCAgtgaagttttttctttcacgCACGTCGATATTGGCACCTCACCATTTTTCCGTTACAACAAGGTCCCTTTCACTTTGAAAGAATGGAAGGAAGCTATTGCATCTAACTTCTTGTTTATCAACGGTACTGACAGTTGGGCTACTACCTATATCGAGAACCACGATCAACCTCGCTCAATCACGAGATTTGCTGATGATTCACCCAAATATCGGACCATATCTGGTAAGCTGTTGGCATTGTTGGAATGTTCCTTGACAGGAACATTGTATGTCTATCAAGGCCAAGAGTTGGGCCAGATAAATCTCAAAAACTGGcccattgaaaaatacgaGGACGTCGATGTCAAAACCAATTACAATatcatcaaagaaaagtttGGCAAGGACTCCAAGGAAATGAAGGATTTTCTTGAAGGGATTGCCTTGGTATCTAGAGACCATTCGAGAACCCCCATGCCATGGTCTAAAGATAAACCCAATTCTGGCTTTACGGGTCCAGACGTCAAGCCCTGGTTCTTCCTGAACGAATCGTTTCAACAGGGAATCAATGTTGAGCAGGAAACGAAAGACAATGGTTCAGTCCTCAACTTCTGGAGAAGGGCTCTGCAAGCTAGAAAGAAGTATAACGATCTTATGGTTTATGGTTACGATTTTCAGTTCATTGATTTAGACAGTGACAAAATCTTTAGTTTCACTAAAGAGTATGAAGACAAGACGCTGTTTGCAGCCTTAAATTTCAgtgatgaagaagttgaattcAACTTGCCAAGAGAAGACGCTTCCTTATCTTTCATGCTCGGAAATTACGACGATGCGGACGCCTCCTCTAGAGTTTTGAAACCTTGGGAAGGTAGACTTTACCTCGTCAAATAA